One genomic segment of Alicycliphilus denitrificans K601 includes these proteins:
- a CDS encoding Hpt domain-containing protein → MSSLDAVITPGADGAQNEQDLGPLAWVLDELRKSLDSAVKAMRRFVRDAEIARESDLAALDAGPLRIARQQLHQASGALEMVGMAPPALLLRAMESAVQRFVQRPELCSDEAAATIERASFALIEYLECVLAGKAVSPVALFPQYRDSQALAGADRVHPADLWPVERRPREIELAAGVAEPLAYGPEARARLDSAVLRIVKNADPAAAADMRTVCQGFAAAQSKPEVRAFWGICAGFFEALAQGALKPDVYAKRVASRVLMQYATLAKGDDGIGERLVQDLLFFCAQAAADAARMPALQAVREAFGLQGHRPVDYDQPRFGRFDPAVLAQARKRIAAATETWSALAGGDRNKLKPAADQFSLVCDSLRKLHPDSDSLAQSLTRAMDATLRSGEPPSAALAMEVATAVLYLQASLEELDGAGDAMAQRATRLAERLDGVVAGGESQPLEPWMEELYRRVSDHQTMGSVVGELRATLSEAEKSMDQYFRQLENPEVLRSVPGSLQQMRGVLSVLGLDQASLAVVRMRDMVERLLIDAVAEGERQQVFEKLGNSMGALGFLVDMLSYQRAMARKLFVYDEELGELRILMGRVRAPEAAGAEGQAEPPLADLASPEAEAGVQAVELPPEPAVPEPPAAPALELPTPAAASAPVASDADDGQELLDIFLEEAREVVAAGQAAIDALHAEPGDLSEQTTLRRAFHTLKGSSRMVGLSEFGEAAWSMEQVLNAWLAEQKPMQAPLLQLSADALQAFARWADDIAAGTADHWQVQAFRAAADAMRQDGTLVPLAAPTAAQPLAEEEAGVAPDAPIDAAMPGELPREQPPAAAGPQAIAQAPEDAAISSFDLLLPDAEDAPQQDFADTCIDAYDPGRDAQAPAPAPDLAEEVDFALFEQAMQVGADVQESPAQEPAGVAAEEALADDQPQAPPAHAFDIEQAEAAPIAEPDEPAAEPAFEPSPAWADAAGSVEPDVPSPADEAVKVIEHLRIGIPLYNVYLNEADEWSRRLCTSLQEWSLELHQPLPDTAVALAHSLAGSSATVGFTALSGMARTLEHALQHVQLLPHGLPEHAQVFNAAADDIRRLLHQFAAGFLKEPNALVLERLQALLLIEVSSSGRVPLEESAGEEADAGTAAEQGALGSILERELQVDEAIARAVAASVDIDDDIDALDIIDPDLFPIFEEEALELLPALGTALRQWSARPENLGARNELLRALHTLKGSARLAGAMRLGELAHRMETAVEQIGADGVTAADIEPLLSSFDALQAGFDALRTIGAQPLPGPVTVEPPPAAPAASTAAAPAAAAPGQGRAPVAAPLAWAAPAGSSPMPPRVAGGQSVRVRAQLLDRLVNQAGEVVIARSRLDARMSQMRASLGDLTDNLERLRQQLRDIEVQAESQMQSRLALSKDSAAGFDPLEFDRFTRVQELTRMMAESVNDVATVQRNMQRALEGAEDDLVAQGRQARELQRDLLHTRMVEFEGISERLYAVVRQVSKETGKQIKLDISGGSIEMDRGVLDRMTPAFEHLLRNCAGHGIEAPEVRTAAGKPAVGTITIALRHEGNDVSVEFRDDGAGLDIARIRAKAVAQGLAPADAQLSDAEAANLIFLPGLSTATEVTGLSGRGIGMDVVRSEVHALGGRIETWTEAGKGSAFRMVLPLTTAVTQVVMLRAGGLTLGVPASLVEIVRRGSAAELEAAYATHAFSDGQENLPFYWAGALLQSSACSTEAAGKYRPVLILRSAAQRIAVHVDEVLGNQEVVVKNLGPQLSRLPGLTGMSVLASGAVVLIYNPVALATVYGDQARAAMRAPAAVQPEAGVPAQAPAAQDHQVPLVLVVDDSITVRRVTQRLLQREGYRVALAADGLQALERLQQERPAVVLSDIEMPRMDGFDLARNIRGDAALRDLPIIMITSRIAQKHRDHAAQLGVNHYLGKPYSDEELMSLVRHYARLAAPMENA, encoded by the coding sequence ATGTCATCTCTTGACGCCGTAATCACACCAGGCGCCGACGGGGCCCAGAACGAGCAAGACCTCGGGCCGCTGGCATGGGTGCTCGACGAGCTGCGCAAATCCTTGGATAGCGCCGTCAAGGCCATGCGCCGCTTCGTGCGCGATGCCGAAATCGCCCGCGAATCGGACCTGGCGGCCCTCGACGCGGGACCGCTGCGGATCGCGCGCCAGCAGTTGCACCAGGCCAGCGGGGCGCTGGAGATGGTGGGCATGGCGCCGCCGGCCCTGTTGCTGCGCGCCATGGAGAGTGCAGTGCAGCGCTTCGTGCAGCGCCCGGAGCTGTGCAGCGACGAGGCCGCGGCGACGATAGAGCGCGCCAGTTTTGCGCTGATCGAGTATCTGGAATGCGTGCTGGCCGGCAAGGCGGTGTCGCCGGTGGCCTTGTTTCCGCAATACCGGGATTCCCAGGCGCTCGCGGGGGCCGACCGCGTGCACCCGGCCGACCTGTGGCCGGTGGAGCGCCGCCCGCGCGAGATCGAGCTGGCGGCCGGGGTGGCGGAGCCCCTGGCCTATGGACCCGAGGCGCGGGCGCGCCTGGACTCTGCCGTGCTGCGCATCGTCAAGAATGCCGACCCGGCGGCGGCGGCCGACATGCGGACCGTCTGCCAGGGGTTCGCCGCGGCGCAGTCAAAGCCCGAGGTGCGCGCGTTCTGGGGCATCTGCGCCGGGTTTTTCGAGGCCCTGGCGCAGGGTGCGCTCAAACCGGACGTCTATGCCAAGCGCGTGGCATCGCGCGTGCTGATGCAGTATGCGACCCTGGCCAAGGGCGACGACGGCATCGGCGAACGCCTGGTGCAGGACCTGCTGTTTTTTTGCGCCCAGGCCGCCGCGGATGCGGCCAGGATGCCTGCCCTGCAGGCTGTGCGCGAGGCCTTCGGCCTGCAGGGCCACCGGCCGGTGGACTATGACCAGCCGCGCTTCGGCCGGTTCGATCCGGCCGTCCTGGCGCAGGCGCGCAAGCGCATCGCCGCGGCCACGGAAACCTGGTCGGCCCTGGCCGGCGGCGACCGCAACAAGCTCAAGCCCGCGGCGGACCAATTCAGCCTGGTGTGCGACTCGCTGCGCAAGCTCCACCCCGACAGCGACAGCCTGGCGCAGTCCCTGACGCGCGCCATGGACGCCACGCTGCGCTCGGGCGAGCCCCCGTCGGCGGCGCTGGCCATGGAGGTCGCCACCGCCGTCCTGTACCTGCAGGCGTCGCTCGAAGAGCTCGACGGCGCCGGGGACGCCATGGCGCAGCGGGCCACGCGCTTGGCCGAACGCCTGGACGGCGTAGTTGCGGGCGGGGAATCCCAGCCCCTGGAGCCGTGGATGGAGGAGCTGTACCGCCGTGTCAGCGACCACCAGACCATGGGCAGCGTGGTGGGCGAGTTGCGCGCCACCCTGTCGGAAGCCGAAAAGTCCATGGACCAGTATTTCCGCCAGCTGGAGAACCCAGAGGTCCTGCGTTCCGTGCCCGGCAGCCTGCAGCAGATGCGGGGCGTGCTGTCAGTGCTGGGCCTGGACCAGGCGTCGCTGGCGGTGGTGCGCATGCGCGACATGGTGGAGCGCCTGCTGATCGACGCGGTTGCCGAGGGCGAGCGCCAGCAGGTCTTCGAGAAGCTGGGCAACAGCATGGGCGCGCTGGGCTTTCTGGTGGACATGCTGAGCTACCAGCGTGCCATGGCGCGCAAGCTCTTCGTCTATGACGAGGAGCTCGGCGAGCTGCGGATCCTCATGGGGCGCGTGCGCGCGCCCGAGGCCGCCGGGGCCGAGGGCCAGGCAGAACCCCCGCTGGCAGATCTGGCGTCCCCGGAGGCCGAGGCGGGCGTACAGGCCGTGGAACTGCCGCCCGAGCCCGCAGTGCCCGAACCGCCTGCCGCGCCCGCACTGGAGCTGCCCACCCCCGCGGCTGCGTCAGCGCCCGTGGCGTCCGATGCCGACGACGGGCAGGAGCTCCTGGACATCTTCCTCGAAGAGGCGCGCGAAGTGGTCGCCGCCGGCCAGGCAGCCATCGATGCGCTGCACGCCGAACCCGGCGACCTGAGCGAGCAGACCACGCTGCGCCGGGCGTTCCACACGCTCAAGGGCAGCTCGCGGATGGTTGGTTTGAGCGAATTCGGCGAAGCCGCCTGGTCGATGGAGCAGGTGCTCAATGCCTGGCTGGCCGAGCAAAAGCCCATGCAGGCGCCGCTGCTGCAGCTGTCCGCCGATGCGCTGCAGGCATTCGCCCGCTGGGCGGACGACATTGCTGCCGGCACGGCCGATCACTGGCAGGTCCAGGCCTTCCGCGCAGCGGCCGATGCCATGCGCCAGGACGGCACGCTCGTGCCATTGGCCGCACCCACCGCGGCGCAGCCGCTCGCCGAGGAGGAGGCTGGCGTCGCGCCGGATGCGCCGATCGACGCCGCCATGCCCGGCGAATTGCCACGGGAGCAGCCGCCCGCCGCGGCCGGGCCGCAGGCCATTGCCCAGGCACCCGAAGACGCAGCCATATCAAGTTTCGACCTGCTGCTGCCCGACGCCGAAGACGCGCCGCAACAGGATTTCGCGGACACCTGCATCGACGCCTACGACCCCGGGCGCGACGCGCAGGCGCCCGCACCCGCACCGGATCTGGCCGAAGAGGTGGACTTCGCGCTTTTCGAGCAGGCCATGCAGGTCGGCGCCGATGTCCAGGAGTCGCCCGCGCAGGAGCCTGCCGGGGTGGCTGCAGAAGAGGCCTTGGCGGACGACCAGCCGCAGGCCCCGCCCGCGCATGCCTTCGACATCGAACAGGCCGAGGCTGCGCCCATTGCAGAGCCCGACGAGCCCGCGGCGGAGCCGGCCTTCGAGCCATCGCCCGCATGGGCTGATGCGGCCGGGAGCGTGGAGCCCGACGTGCCGTCGCCGGCGGACGAGGCGGTCAAGGTCATCGAGCACCTGCGCATCGGCATCCCGCTGTACAACGTCTATCTCAACGAGGCCGACGAATGGTCGCGCCGCCTGTGTACGTCGCTGCAGGAATGGTCGCTGGAACTGCATCAGCCGCTGCCGGACACGGCCGTGGCGCTGGCGCACTCGCTGGCCGGCAGTTCGGCGACCGTGGGCTTCACCGCCCTGTCGGGCATGGCGCGCACGCTGGAGCACGCCCTGCAGCACGTGCAATTGCTGCCGCACGGCCTGCCCGAGCACGCCCAGGTCTTCAATGCGGCGGCCGACGACATCCGCCGGCTGCTGCACCAGTTCGCGGCGGGCTTCCTCAAGGAGCCCAATGCCCTGGTGCTGGAGCGCCTGCAGGCGCTGCTGCTGATCGAGGTGAGCAGCAGCGGCAGGGTGCCCCTGGAGGAATCCGCGGGCGAGGAGGCGGACGCAGGGACTGCGGCGGAGCAGGGCGCGCTGGGCAGCATCCTCGAACGCGAGCTGCAGGTCGACGAGGCCATCGCCCGCGCCGTGGCGGCCTCGGTGGATATCGACGACGACATCGATGCGCTCGACATCATCGACCCCGACCTTTTCCCCATCTTCGAGGAAGAGGCGCTGGAGCTGCTGCCCGCGCTGGGAACCGCGCTGCGCCAATGGTCGGCGCGCCCGGAGAACCTGGGCGCACGCAACGAACTGCTGCGTGCCCTGCACACCTTGAAGGGCAGCGCGCGCCTGGCCGGCGCCATGCGGCTGGGCGAGCTGGCCCACCGCATGGAAACGGCCGTGGAGCAGATCGGCGCCGATGGCGTCACCGCGGCCGACATCGAGCCCCTGCTGTCGAGCTTCGACGCCCTGCAGGCCGGTTTCGACGCCTTGCGCACCATCGGCGCGCAGCCGCTGCCCGGGCCCGTGACCGTGGAGCCGCCGCCGGCGGCGCCCGCTGCCTCCACGGCCGCGGCGCCGGCCGCCGCCGCGCCGGGCCAGGGCAGGGCGCCGGTGGCCGCGCCGCTTGCCTGGGCTGCCCCTGCGGGCTCCTCGCCCATGCCCCCGCGCGTGGCGGGCGGGCAGTCGGTGCGCGTGCGCGCGCAGCTGCTCGACCGCCTGGTGAACCAGGCGGGCGAGGTGGTGATCGCGCGCTCGCGCCTGGATGCGCGCATGTCGCAGATGCGGGCCTCGCTTGGCGACCTGACGGACAACCTGGAGCGCCTGCGCCAGCAGCTGCGCGATATCGAGGTGCAGGCCGAGTCCCAGATGCAGTCGCGCCTGGCGCTGTCCAAGGATTCGGCGGCGGGCTTCGACCCGCTGGAGTTCGACCGTTTCACGCGCGTCCAGGAGCTCACGCGCATGATGGCCGAGTCGGTGAACGACGTGGCCACGGTACAGCGCAACATGCAGCGCGCCCTGGAGGGCGCCGAGGACGACCTGGTGGCCCAGGGGCGCCAGGCGCGCGAACTGCAGCGCGACCTGCTGCACACCCGCATGGTGGAGTTCGAGGGCATCTCCGAGCGCCTCTACGCCGTGGTGCGCCAGGTGAGCAAGGAAACCGGCAAGCAGATCAAGCTCGACATTTCCGGCGGCTCCATCGAAATGGACCGCGGCGTGCTCGACCGCATGACGCCGGCCTTCGAGCACCTGCTGCGCAACTGCGCGGGCCACGGGATCGAGGCCCCCGAGGTGCGCACGGCCGCGGGCAAGCCCGCGGTGGGCACCATCACCATTGCCCTGCGCCACGAGGGCAACGATGTGTCGGTCGAGTTCCGCGACGACGGCGCCGGCCTGGACATCGCCCGCATCCGCGCCAAGGCCGTGGCCCAGGGGCTGGCCCCCGCGGACGCGCAGCTCTCCGATGCCGAAGCGGCCAACCTGATCTTCCTGCCGGGCCTCTCCACGGCCACTGAGGTCACGGGCCTGTCTGGCCGCGGCATCGGCATGGACGTGGTGCGCTCCGAGGTCCACGCCCTCGGGGGTCGCATCGAGACCTGGACCGAGGCCGGCAAGGGCAGTGCCTTCCGCATGGTGCTGCCGCTCACGACCGCCGTCACGCAGGTGGTCATGCTGCGTGCCGGCGGGCTGACGCTGGGCGTTCCGGCCAGCCTGGTGGAGATCGTGCGCCGCGGCTCCGCCGCCGAGCTGGAAGCCGCCTACGCCACGCACGCGTTCTCCGACGGGCAGGAGAACCTGCCCTTCTATTGGGCCGGCGCGCTGCTGCAATCGTCCGCATGCAGCACCGAGGCGGCGGGCAAGTATCGGCCCGTGCTCATCCTGCGCAGCGCCGCGCAGCGCATCGCCGTGCACGTCGACGAGGTGCTGGGCAACCAGGAAGTGGTGGTCAAGAACCTGGGGCCGCAGCTGTCGCGCCTGCCGGGGCTGACGGGCATGTCCGTGCTCGCCTCGGGCGCCGTGGTGCTGATCTACAACCCCGTGGCCCTGGCAACGGTGTATGGCGACCAGGCGCGCGCCGCCATGCGCGCGCCTGCCGCCGTCCAGCCCGAGGCGGGCGTGCCGGCGCAGGCGCCCGCGGCGCAGGACCACCAGGTGCCGCTGGTCCTGGTGGTGGACGACTCCATCACGGTGCGCCGCGTCACCCAGCGCCTGCTGCAGCGCGAGGGCTACCGCGTGGCCCTGGCGGCCGACGGGCTGCAGGCGCTCGAGCGGCTGCAGCAGGAGCGCCCGGCCGTGGTGCTGTCCGACATCGAGATGCCGCGCATGGACGGGTTCGACCTGGCGCGCAACATCCGCGGCGATGCGGCGCTGCGCGACCTGCCCATCATCATGATCACCTCGCGCATCGCGCAGAAGCACCGCGACCACGCGGCCCAGTTGGGTGTGAACCACTATCTGGGAAAACCCTATTCCGACGAGGAGCTCATGAGCCTGGTGCGCCACTACGCCCGGCTGGCGGCGCCCATGGAAAACGCCTGA
- a CDS encoding YqgE/AlgH family protein, translating into MPAPPAPMNLTHHFLIAMPGMEDASFARSVVYLCEHNERGALGLIINKPTDISLAGLFEKVDLTLGREDLTRQPVFLGGPVQTERGFVLHDPVRGTPEGAPREGEGEGGGGDESPYASTMSIPGGLEMTTSKDVLEALSHGAGPRRVLVTLGYSAWGEGQLESELAENSWLTVDADASIIFDTPVDERYERALGLLGLQSWMLSRDAGHA; encoded by the coding sequence ATGCCTGCCCCGCCCGCGCCCATGAATCTGACGCACCATTTCCTGATCGCCATGCCGGGCATGGAGGATGCGTCCTTTGCGCGCAGCGTGGTCTACCTGTGCGAGCACAACGAGCGCGGCGCCCTGGGCCTGATCATCAACAAGCCCACGGACATCAGCCTGGCAGGGCTGTTCGAGAAGGTGGACCTGACCCTGGGGCGCGAGGACCTCACGCGCCAGCCCGTGTTCCTGGGCGGGCCCGTGCAGACCGAGCGCGGCTTCGTGCTGCACGACCCCGTGCGCGGCACGCCCGAGGGTGCGCCCCGCGAAGGCGAGGGCGAGGGAGGGGGAGGGGACGAATCCCCCTACGCCTCCACGATGAGCATTCCCGGCGGCCTGGAGATGACCACCTCCAAGGACGTGCTGGAGGCGCTGTCGCACGGCGCGGGCCCGCGGCGCGTGCTCGTGACCCTGGGCTACTCGGCCTGGGGCGAGGGCCAGCTCGAATCCGAGCTGGCCGAGAACAGCTGGCTCACGGTGGATGCCGATGCCTCCATCATCTTCGACACCCCCGTGGACGAGCGCTACGAGCGCGCCCTGGGGCTGCTGGGCCTGCAGTCGTGGATGCTGTCGCGCGACGCGGGGCACGCATGA
- the ruvX gene encoding Holliday junction resolvase RuvX, translated as MTCPAAAVPAHFQSFLAFDFGLKRTGVAVGTRMLRTATPQGTIRAEGDARFAAVAERIREWQPDALVVGVPCHPDGAPHENTARALKFSRQLRGRFGLQVFEVDERYSTTEALAAGAGDADADAASACIILEQFLRNLP; from the coding sequence ATGACATGCCCCGCCGCCGCCGTTCCCGCGCATTTCCAATCCTTTCTCGCCTTCGATTTCGGGCTCAAGCGCACGGGCGTCGCCGTGGGCACGCGCATGCTGCGCACGGCCACGCCGCAGGGCACGATCCGCGCCGAGGGTGATGCGCGCTTCGCCGCGGTGGCCGAGCGCATCCGCGAATGGCAGCCCGATGCCCTGGTGGTGGGCGTGCCCTGCCACCCGGACGGGGCGCCGCACGAGAACACGGCCCGGGCCCTGAAGTTCTCGCGCCAGCTGCGCGGGCGCTTCGGCCTGCAGGTCTTCGAGGTGGACGAGCGCTACAGCACCACCGAGGCCCTGGCCGCCGGCGCGGGCGATGCCGATGCCGATGCGGCGTCGGCCTGCATCATCCTGGAACAGTTTTTGAGGAATCTGCCATGA
- the pyrR gene encoding bifunctional pyr operon transcriptional regulator/uracil phosphoribosyltransferase PyrR, which translates to MSSAPSAAPGAVRQGHLALDAEALYAELLRGVRALRGPHTHLAGIASGGAWLAERLQRDLGLAGQAGVLSSAMHRDDFAQRGLASSAQTALPFDVNGADILLLDDVLYTGRTIRAVINELFDYGRPACVRLAVLVDRGGRELPIQADFAAARVLLPHTQLLSLARAEGGAFHFDVKEV; encoded by the coding sequence ATGAGTTCTGCTCCCTCCGCGGCGCCGGGCGCCGTACGCCAGGGCCATCTGGCGCTGGACGCCGAGGCGCTCTACGCCGAGCTGCTGCGCGGCGTGCGCGCGCTGCGCGGGCCCCATACCCACCTGGCGGGCATCGCCTCGGGCGGCGCCTGGCTGGCAGAGCGGCTGCAGCGCGACCTGGGCCTGGCCGGCCAAGCGGGCGTGCTGTCGTCGGCCATGCACCGCGACGACTTCGCCCAGCGCGGCCTGGCTAGCAGCGCGCAGACGGCGCTGCCGTTCGACGTGAACGGGGCCGACATCCTGCTGCTCGACGACGTGCTCTACACCGGCCGCACGATCCGCGCCGTGATCAACGAGCTGTTCGACTACGGCCGCCCGGCCTGCGTGCGCCTGGCGGTGCTCGTGGACCGTGGCGGGCGCGAACTGCCCATACAGGCCGACTTCGCCGCGGCGCGCGTGCTGCTGCCGCACACGCAGCTGCTGTCGCTGGCCCGCGCCGAGGGCGGCGCATTCCATTTCGACGTCAAAGAGGTCTGA
- a CDS encoding aspartate carbamoyltransferase catalytic subunit, with amino-acid sequence MLYKRNPQLNKNGELIHLLSIEGLPREIVTHILDTAANFTSVNDREVKKVPLLRGKSVFNLFFENSTRTRTTFDIAAKRLSADVFNLDIARSSTAKGETLLDTIDNLTAMAADIFVVRHSESGAPYLIAQHVGPHVHVVNAGDGRHSHPTQGLLDMYTIRHYKKDFSNLTVAIVGDVLHSRVARSDIHGLTTLGAAEVRVVGPRTLVPADMAQMGVRVFHNLEEGIKDCDVVIMLRLQNERMSGALLPSSQEYFKSFGLTPEKLLHAKPDAIVMHPGPINRGVEIDSAVVDGPQAVILPQVTFGIAVRMAVMSIVAGNEA; translated from the coding sequence GTGCTGTACAAGCGCAACCCCCAACTCAACAAGAACGGCGAGCTGATCCACCTGCTCTCGATCGAGGGCCTGCCCAGGGAGATCGTCACGCACATCCTGGACACGGCCGCCAACTTCACCAGCGTCAACGACCGCGAGGTCAAGAAGGTGCCGCTGCTGCGCGGCAAGAGCGTGTTCAACCTGTTCTTCGAGAACAGCACGCGCACGCGCACCACCTTCGACATCGCGGCCAAGCGCCTGTCGGCCGACGTGTTCAACCTGGACATCGCGCGCTCCTCGACGGCCAAGGGCGAGACCCTGCTGGACACCATCGACAACCTGACCGCCATGGCGGCCGACATCTTCGTCGTGCGCCACAGCGAGTCGGGCGCGCCCTACCTCATCGCCCAGCACGTGGGCCCGCACGTGCACGTGGTCAACGCCGGCGACGGCCGCCACTCGCACCCCACGCAGGGCCTGCTGGATATGTACACCATCCGCCACTACAAGAAGGACTTCTCCAACCTCACGGTGGCCATCGTGGGCGATGTGCTGCACTCGCGCGTGGCGCGCTCGGACATCCACGGCCTGACCACGCTGGGCGCGGCCGAGGTGCGCGTGGTGGGCCCGCGCACGCTGGTGCCGGCCGACATGGCGCAGATGGGCGTGCGCGTGTTCCACAACCTGGAGGAGGGCATCAAGGACTGCGACGTGGTCATCATGCTGCGCCTGCAGAACGAGCGCATGAGCGGCGCGCTGCTGCCGTCGAGCCAGGAATACTTCAAGAGCTTCGGCCTCACGCCCGAGAAGCTGCTGCACGCCAAGCCCGACGCCATCGTCATGCACCCGGGCCCGATCAACCGCGGCGTGGAGATCGACTCCGCCGTGGTGGACGGCCCGCAGGCCGTGATCCTGCCGCAGGTCACCTTCGGCATCGCTGTGCGCATGGCGGTCATGTCCATCGTGGCGGGGAACGAGGCTTGA
- a CDS encoding dihydroorotase, translated as MKILIQNGRVIDPASGLDKVCNVALAAGRIIAVDREPKDFTPSRVIDAGGCLVLPGLVDLAARLREPGHEHERMLESEMAAAVAGGVTSLVCPPDTDPVLDEQGLVEMLKFRAEKLHQARLFPLGALTRGLAGEVLTEMAELTESGCVGFSQADVALASTQVLQRALQYAATYGYTVWLRPQELHLGKGVAASGPLATRMGLSGIPVAAETIALHTIFELLKAAGGRVHLCRLSSSAGVELVRQAKAEGLAVSCDVSINSLMLTDVDIGYFDSRARLTPPLRQQRDRDALAAALADGTIDALVSDHTPVDEDAKALPFAEAEPGATGLELLLSIALKWSRDGGVPLARALATVTSEPARVLGSALGTLQASVGRIVEGGVGDLCVVDPDAHWTVQADALASQGKHTPFSSYELPGRVRCTLVGGQVAFERG; from the coding sequence ATGAAGATACTCATCCAGAACGGTCGGGTGATCGACCCGGCCAGCGGGCTCGACAAGGTATGCAACGTGGCCCTGGCAGCGGGCCGCATCATCGCGGTGGACCGTGAGCCCAAGGACTTCACGCCCAGCCGCGTGATCGACGCCGGCGGCTGCCTCGTGCTGCCCGGTCTGGTGGACCTGGCGGCGCGCCTGCGCGAGCCCGGCCACGAGCACGAGCGCATGCTGGAATCCGAAATGGCCGCCGCCGTCGCGGGCGGCGTGACCAGCCTGGTCTGCCCGCCCGACACCGACCCGGTGCTCGACGAGCAGGGCCTCGTCGAGATGCTCAAGTTCCGCGCCGAGAAGCTGCACCAGGCGCGCCTGTTCCCGCTGGGCGCGCTCACGCGCGGCCTGGCCGGCGAGGTGCTGACCGAGATGGCCGAGCTCACCGAATCGGGCTGCGTGGGCTTCAGCCAGGCCGACGTGGCGCTGGCCAGCACCCAGGTGCTGCAGCGCGCGCTGCAGTACGCCGCCACCTACGGCTACACCGTGTGGCTGCGCCCGCAGGAACTGCACCTGGGCAAGGGCGTGGCCGCCAGCGGCCCGCTGGCCACCCGCATGGGCCTGTCGGGCATTCCGGTGGCGGCCGAGACCATCGCCCTGCACACCATCTTCGAGCTGCTCAAGGCCGCGGGCGGACGCGTGCACCTGTGCCGCCTCTCCAGCAGCGCGGGGGTGGAGCTGGTGCGCCAGGCCAAGGCCGAGGGACTCGCGGTCAGCTGCGACGTGAGCATCAACTCCCTCATGCTCACCGACGTGGACATCGGCTACTTCGACAGTCGCGCGCGCCTCACCCCGCCGCTGCGCCAGCAGCGCGACCGTGATGCGCTGGCGGCGGCCCTGGCGGACGGCACCATCGACGCCCTCGTCTCCGACCACACGCCCGTGGACGAGGACGCCAAGGCCCTGCCCTTCGCAGAGGCCGAGCCCGGCGCCACCGGGCTGGAGCTGCTGCTGTCCATCGCCCTGAAATGGTCGCGTGACGGCGGCGTGCCGCTGGCGCGCGCGCTGGCCACGGTGACCAGCGAGCCGGCGCGCGTGCTGGGCAGCGCCCTGGGCACGCTGCAGGCCAGCGTGGGCCGCATCGTCGAGGGCGGCGTGGGCGACCTGTGCGTGGTCGATCCCGACGCGCACTGGACCGTGCAGGCCGACGCGCTGGCCAGCCAGGGCAAGCACACGCCGTTCTCGTCCTACGAGCTGCCGGGCCGCGTGCGCTGCACCCTGGTTGGCGGCCAGGTCGCCTTCGAGCGCGGCTGA
- a CDS encoding lysophospholipid acyltransferase family protein: MLRVLRACWRVPRMLLHALLGLWVVALRFPRLAEEQQQARVQAWALGLLRCAGVTLELHGRPPRTGPVLLVANHLSWLDIPVMHAARYCRFISKSDVQDWPIVGTLATAAGTLYIQRESRRDALRMVASMHEALLRGEVLAVFPEGTTGDGRELLPFHANLLQAALAADVPVQPVGLRFVDGQSGATSFAPSFVGDESLLGSIWRTLSAPGITAVVHFGTPERAQGRDRRAWGQALHAAVDELRRR, from the coding sequence ATGCTGCGAGTCCTGCGCGCCTGCTGGCGCGTGCCGCGCATGCTGCTGCACGCCCTGCTGGGCCTGTGGGTCGTGGCGCTGCGCTTCCCGCGCCTGGCCGAGGAGCAGCAGCAGGCGCGTGTGCAGGCCTGGGCCCTGGGCCTGCTGCGCTGCGCAGGCGTCACGCTGGAGCTGCACGGCCGGCCGCCGCGCACGGGGCCGGTGCTGCTCGTGGCCAACCACCTCTCGTGGCTCGACATCCCCGTGATGCACGCGGCGCGCTATTGCCGCTTCATCAGCAAGTCCGACGTGCAGGACTGGCCCATCGTGGGCACGTTGGCCACGGCCGCGGGCACGCTCTACATCCAGCGCGAATCGCGCCGCGACGCGCTGCGCATGGTGGCCAGCATGCACGAGGCCCTGCTGCGCGGCGAGGTGCTGGCCGTGTTCCCCGAAGGCACGACGGGCGACGGGCGCGAGCTGCTGCCCTTCCATGCCAACCTGCTGCAGGCCGCGCTGGCCGCCGACGTGCCCGTGCAGCCCGTGGGCCTGCGCTTCGTCGATGGCCAGAGCGGCGCCACGAGCTTCGCCCCCAGCTTCGTCGGCGACGAAAGCCTTCTGGGCTCCATTTGGCGGACGCTATCGGCCCCGGGCATCACCGCCGTGGTGCACTTCGGCACGCCCGAGCGCGCGCAGGGGCGCGACCGGCGCGCTTGGGGCCAGGCGCTGCACGCGGCGGTGGACGAGCTCAGGCGGCGCTGA